GCTGGTGTCATGTGGATTATCGTCAGTTTAATTCCTGAAACTTATGCTCCAGttattttgaaaaagagagcaaagaaattgagagaaGAGACGGGAAACCCAAAGATAATGACAGAGCAGGAAGCCACTCCTCTATCCATGAAAGAATTGGTCAACGATAATCTTATTAGACCATTGAAGtttattgttgaagaaccaGTTTTAGACTTGATTTGTGCATTTGTTGCCTTGATTTACTCCTTATTGTACgcattcttctttgcctACCCAGTTATATTCAACAGACTCTATGGTTATGAGGACAACATTATCGGATTGATGTATATACCAATTTTAATCGGTGCTGGTTTGGCATTGTGCACAACTCCCATCCTTGAAATGAAGTATGCTGCATTAtgtaaaagaagaactccaaCTCCAGAAGATAGATTAATTGGTGCCATTATCGGTGCCCCATTTCCATGCATTTCTTTGTTCATATTGGGAGCAACTTCGTACAAACACATCATCTGGGTCGGTCCTGCTTCTTCGGGCATTGCTTTCGGGTACGGTATGGTTCTTATCTACTACTCGCTTAATAACTACATCATTGACACCTACGCCAAATATGCTGCATCCGCTTTGGCTACAAAGGtcttcttgagaagttCTGGGGGTGCTGCATTTCCATTGTTCATTACTCAAATGTACGACAAACTTGGCTTGCAATGGGCAAGTTGGTTGTTAGCTTTTATCTCCCTTGCTATGGTGTTTATACCAATATCGTTCTACAAGTATGGAAAAACATTAAGAGCAAAGATGTGCAAGGAAGACTACTCGGCAGTTCATTTATAGAATCCTTAAATTTATAGAAATACTTATATTCAACACGAACTTTTTAGAAAGAAAAATTATCACATAGTATAAAAGGAAATGTAACGAGGAGAATAATCACAAAATTGGGAAGGTTTAAGCAAGAGTAACATTTTGGATCTTGTCTgtgacttcttccaaatcaatACCAGTGATGGACTTGATGAAAACACTGAAATCTGTGTTTTCGTGAGTGCCAAGCAATCCATCTTTGGTGTTCAAGATtttttggaagagaatAGGAGAATTGGAGTACGAGTAGATATCCACATCAACAGCAGTGTGGTCTGTGGAACCCCACGAAACCTCAGATCTGGAATTAGTTAAATTTCCAAttgcaacttgaagattttggTCTTCATTTCTGGCACCATTAACAAGTatgtcaacttcttcttgggtgTAGTTAGTAAGCCCCAAGCCTTGCTCAATGACGGTTTGTTGGATGAACTTTCTGAACTCATCATCATTATCCTTCTGTTCGAATTCATCAATAGCATTCACCAAAAATTCACTAGAATGAGTAGCATTCAAGATGGCTTGATAGTCCTTTGGAGATCTGCCAAAAACAGCCAAGCCTCCAGTTTCGTGATCAGCAGTTGCGATAACAATAGTTTCagtttcagattcttcaacaaacttAAGGACTTCGGTTACAACATCATCGAACTCCAAAACTTCGCGAGCAATGGATGGTGCATCATTACCATGGCCAGCATGATCAGGTCTAGATGCTtcaaccaacaagaagaacccTTTTTCGGAGTCTTCAGTAGCCTTGCTCAAAGCTTTCAATGCGACTTGTGTCTCTTCTACTAAACTAGGGTATTCAGAATCCTCACGGTCAATTCTGTATGGGAAATCTTTATCAGCAAATAATCCCAACAATGGCAATGTGACATTGTCACCACCTTGCAATTGATCAAACGATTCTCTGTCTCCGACATAGCTCCAAGTTCCGTTGgtttgaacttcttcgaTCAAGTTTCTGGAATCCTTACGAGCAccaccttcttctgttgctggaaCGAACTGTGCTCTACCACCACCAAGAATTAAGTCAGGAATTCTACCTAATGGATGGTCACCCAATAACTGTTCCGCAATCAATGGTTCACTGCTTCTATCTATGGCATGTGCAGCCCAAACAGATGGAGTAGCGTCTGTGACCTTAGTGGtaacaacaataccaataGCATAACCCTGCAACTTAAGAGCCTCACCGATAGATCCTACTGGCTTTCCTTCTGGGTCAACGTTTATGGCCTTGTTGTAAGACTTGAAACCAGTTGCCAAGGCCgtaccagcagcagcagagtCAGTCACATACGAGGAGTTGGACTTGGTTCTGAAAGTACCAATCAAGTAGTTgtccaattccaacaagtcgttgtaTGGAAGGTCGTCACGTACCTGTCTAAACGATCTAGCCAATTGAACTGAAGCAGCTCCCATACCAtctgaaatcaagaagatgatgttcttcttggtctcCTTGGAGTTGTCAACAGGAGCAGCAACTGTAACATCAAACAAGTATAAGTAAACCGCTAAAGCAAGGATCGAGAGGTTGCAAATTTTTGGAAAGACAAAGTTAGCCATTTTTTGAAAGTTGGGTACCAAATTGGAATCTATTAGTATTGATGTTATTTGCTAATTGTCCACAAGTTCAAAAGGGTTTTCGTCTTAATTTATAGTGCAAAATATTCTCCTATTCTGGAGGAGCTTTTATTGTGGTTCCAAAATGGGCTGCAAAAAGTGCGAAttggttgcaacttttgTCCCCCCACGCGCACCACTTCCAAgaaaatattcaatatttCCAAGCTGTAAATGTGAGTTTCAGCTTTTGCTCTCAAAGCTATTTTTGTAGACAGAAACTGTGGAGAATAATATCCTCATTATATCAGTTTAAACTTGCTTACTTGCTTGTCAGTTCACGTAAATTTTTTGTGTAGGTTGGAAAAGGCAATTTCTGCTACCATGACTTTTGTTCGCAGCTTTCGAAATTATCAATTTAATAATAAAATGCTTCATTCTCAGTCAAATATGGAATCGGAAAcgttttcttccaagacTCACTCTTGACGACTGTGCCGTAGACAAAGTATTATCACACTGTTCCTTGGACAAGTCTTTTGGAACAAATTTCTTAGCATGTCCCCGGAAGTAAGTTATCTCGGTTCTTCTTTCCGTCCCCCCTTTCATGATTCAGTCGTCTTCTTTgtcatttgaagaagatgggGCACATGGGGACTCTAGCCACAGAAAgaattggtgaagttgaacGTCTTTGGTATAAAACTGAACCTTAAAATTTCTTAGCATTCAGGGAGCGCCTGCCCGTTTGGAAAAAACTTTAACAAGTATTGCTCGGCAGTTCCCTTCATTCCACCAAATACCATACATGTTAGCTAAGAATAtttcttgtagatttttTATAGAAAGGTAACAAGCTTTTGGAATAAGTGATAGTAACAACTTTTTAAAAAAGAATATACTGGCAGTGTagaaaaaataaaataGAAAGTAACGCAAGAATAAGATAGAGAAAGGGTATATATCTATTCGACAGAGATGTCTTGCACCTTTTCAGTAACGTCATCTAAATCAATGTCAGTGATGGACTTGATGAAGTGTGCGAAATCGGTGTTTTCATGAGCACCAGCCAAACCATCCTTGGTGTTCAAAatcttttggaaaagaactGGAGAATTGGAGAAAGAGTAAATGTCAACATCTACAGCACTATGGTCCTTGGTTGTCCAGGCAATTTCGGATCTGGCAGCAGTCAAGTTACCAATGGTGAACAAAAgattcttgtcttcttctctagCACCGACAAAGATTCTGTCAACTTCGTCTTGTGTATAGTTGGTGAGACCCaaaccttcttcaatgatAGTCTGTTGgatgaacttcttgaattcttcgTCGTTATCCTTCTGTTCAAATTTGTTAATGGACTTGACCAAAAATTCACTAGAATGAGTAGCATTCAATATAGCCAGGTAGTCAGATGGGGAAGTAGCAAAAACAGCCAAACCACCGGTTTCGTGATCAGCAGTGGTGATAACGATGGTTTCGGTTTCGGTTTCTTCGACGAACTTGAGgacagcagcaacagtGTCATCAAATTCCAAGACTTCACGGGCAAGAGCAGAAACATCATTGTCATGACCAGCATGATCAGGTCTGGAAGCTTCGATCAATAAAAAGAACCCTTTTTCGGAATCTTCAGTAGCCTTGCTTAAAGCTTTCAATGCGACTTGTGTCTCTTCTACTAAACTAGGGTATTCAGAATCCTCACGGTCAATTCTGTATGGGAAATTGTTGTCAGCAAATAATCCCAACAATGGCAATGTGACATTGTCACCACCTTGCAATTGATCAAATGACTCTCTGTCTCCGACATAGCTCCAAGTTCCGTTGgtttgaacttcttcgaTCAAGTTTCTGGAATCCTTACGAACTccaccttcttctgttgctggtaCGAATTGGGCTCTACCACCACCAAGAATTAAGTCAGGAATTCTACCTAATGGATGGTCACCCAATAACTGTTCAGCAATCAATGGTTCACTGCTTCTATCTTTGGCATGTGCAGCCCAAACAGATGGAGTAGCGTCTGTGACCTTAGTGGtaacaacaataccaataGCATAACCCTGCAACTTAAGAGCCTCACCGATAGCACCAACTGGCTTTCCTTCTGGGTCAACAGAAATTGCCTTGTTGTAAGTCTTGACACCAGCAGCATATGCCgtaccagcagcagcagaatcAGTGACGTAAGAAGAGTTAGACTTTGTTCTGAAAGTACCAATCAAGTGATTgtccaattccaacaagtcaTTAAATGGGAGATCATCACGAACTTGACGGAAAGTTCttgccaagttgatgtAAGTAGCACCAGTACCATCTGAAATTAAGAAAATGATGTTCTTCTTAGATTCCTTAGCATTATCAACAGGAGCAGCAACCGTAGCGTCGAACAAATACAAGTAGACAGCTAAGGCAAGGAGAGAGAGGTTGCAAAACTTGGGGAAGATAAAAGTTGCCATTTTGGTACAATTGGATCTGGAACTAGGCCTGCGGAAATTTCACCCTCATAAACTGTAACCACCAGGGTTTCAGGCGCAATTTATAGTGCTGAATATTCTTCATATTTTCCTATTTCAAGGAGCATCCTGGACCACCTTTTACTGTGGTTCCAGATTGGGCTGCAAAATGGTACGAATTGGTTGCAACTTTGGCCCCACGCGGACTTTTACcaagaaaaaaaatctTATTTCACAATTTACCCGATCAGTCAATGCGTTTCTCCTTTTAGAGGGAGCTATTTTTGTAATTACAATAGGCTGTGGCTTAGACTACCTCGACTTTCCGTGCCTTAGTACGTCTTACTGAAGGCTTAGGGACAGCTAACTGAATCTCTGAATTGGGGATTGTAGATATTCTGTGGTCGCGAATGGTGCATAGCGAACCTTTATTCGCAGCCTACAAAATCAAGTCTTACAAATAATACTTCATTCTTGGTCAAGAGAATTGGGAGAGAAACGTTTCTACCAAGACATTTTGGCAAGGAGGTATGGATATTAGGGGCATCCATACCAGACACTGGAGCCACTGCAATTTTTTCTTAGCATTGACCGGAAGTCGATGTTCTGATTGTTTGTTCtaattgttcaactctATATTCGTCGACTACGCCATCAGTTCGTAAATACGGATTTATAAGAGGGCACATGGGGGCCAGTGGTGAATTCAATTGGTCAACTGATCCTAGAGGAATACCAATAAAGAGATAAATTTCTTAGCATGGAACACTCTTGGCAAAgttagaattgaaactcTGCGACGGTGCGGCTCCAATGGAGTACGAATTTAAAAGCTAGCATTAACAGAAGAATACATACAACAATTCTATTAGAATAGCATGCCATTGGAATGTGGCTATGCAGTGGAATGAAGAATAGATTTAACTGTATTAAGGTAACTTTATAGTAGTAATAGTATAATGGCGGTTTCTAAATTTTATGATAGTTTATACATCATGACAGTTTATATTGTAGAATAGTAATGGATATGAGCGAACGAATGAATCACTGAGGGGAAATGAACTTATTGGTAGAGATTGTGGTGAAATTCGTCTGCCGAATACTGATCTGCGCCGGCTTTCTTTGGAGAATGTTCGGTGTTCTGCACCAACTTGGTGACCTTCTGTAAGTCGACGCCAGTGATAGCTTCCAAGAATGCACCAATTTCAATGTTCTCGTGGTTACCTAACAAGCCCTCGTATTCTCTATGGGAATAAAGCTTCTTTTTGATGGCTGGGGAGTTGGTGTAGGCGTAGATATTGACATCAACAGCAGAGTGGCCATGTGTGGTCCAGCCAGTTTGGGATCTCAACGAAAGGATGTTGTTCAAAACATACAATAATCTTCCTTGGTCGTTACGCTTGTCAATAATCTGCTTCACTTCCTCTTTAGTGTATGAAGTTATGCCCATATCCTTTTCCAAGACTTCCTTGGTGACaaacttctccaaagcCTTGAGATCGTTCTTGTCCTTGAAAGAAACGATCTTGTGTGCCAAGAAGTCACCAGAATGGGAGCTCTTTAACAA
This Scheffersomyces stipitis CBS 6054 chromosome 3, complete sequence DNA region includes the following protein-coding sequences:
- the PHO82 gene encoding vacuolar alkaline phosphatase (go_process metabolism), whose product is MANFVFPKICNLSILALAVYLYLFDVTVAAPVDNSKETKKNIIFLISDGMGAASVQLARSFRQVRDDLPYNDLLELDNYLIGTFRTKSNSSYVTDSAAAGTALATGFKSYNKAINVDPEGKPVGSIGEALKLQGYAIGIVVTTKVTDATPSVWAAHAIDRSSEPLIAEQLLGDHPLGRIPDLILGGGRAQFVPATEEGGARKDSRNLIEEVQTNGTWSYVGDRESFDQLQGGDNVTLPLLGLFADKDFPYRIDREDSEYPSLVEETQVALKALSKATEDSEKGFFLLVEASRPDHAGHGNDAPSIAREVLEFDDVVTEVLKFVEESETETIVIATADHETGGLAVFGRSPKDYQAILNATHSSEFLVNAIDEFEQKDNDDEFRKFIQQTVIEQGLGLTNYTQEEVDILVNGARNEDQNLQVAIGNLTNSRSEVSWGSTDHTAVDVDIYSYSNSPILFQKILNTKDGLLGTHENTDFSVFIKSITGIDLEEVTDKIQNVTLA